From a single Thalassophryne amazonica chromosome 7, fThaAma1.1, whole genome shotgun sequence genomic region:
- the cep72 gene encoding LOW QUALITY PROTEIN: centrosomal protein of 72 kDa (The sequence of the model RefSeq protein was modified relative to this genomic sequence to represent the inferred CDS: deleted 1 base in 1 codon; substituted 1 base at 1 genomic stop codon) translates to MAYATTSSVFWLNLSDSTNPILHPTGLTYSSFKMTEEGTSMPKQKKISRLISYLQTISRGEYRKPLEMFLNLVDKHWTGERLLHHNNFLCDADPLFDENCISTQKAXTKSLRRNTVVREEERKTQMCNLTSQLEEAHGEVKLNEQPRIVLMEKAARQKRLIKVRRYLKSVLRSSPHIQINKCE, encoded by the exons atggcttatg ccacaaCGTCCTCTGTGTTCTGGTTGAATCTGTCTGATTCCACCAACCCCATTTTACACCCTACAGGACTGACGTACTCCAGTTTCAAGATGACTGAAGAGGGCACCAGCATGCCAAAGCAAAAAAAGATCAGTAGGCT TATCTCTTATCTCCAAACCATCTCGCGGGGTGAATACAGGAAGCCACTGGAAATGTTCCTCAACCTGGTGGACAAACACTGGACAGGAGAGAGATTGCTGCATCATAACAACTTCCTGTGTGA TGCAGATCCTCTGTTTGATGAAAATTGTATTTCCACACAAAAGGCTTAGACGAAATCCTTAAGAAGGAACACCGTTGTACGAGAGGAAGAGCGT AAAACACAAATGTGTAATCTCACCTCCCAGCTGGAAGAAGCTCACGGTGAA GTGAAACTAAATGAGCAGCCGAGGATAGTTTTGATGGAAAAGGCTGCTCGGCAGAAACGGCTCATCAAAGTACGACGGTATCTCAAATCAGTGTTGAGAAGTTCACCTCACATTCAGATTAATAAATGTGAGTGA